The proteins below are encoded in one region of Apium graveolens cultivar Ventura chromosome 4, ASM990537v1, whole genome shotgun sequence:
- the LOC141719702 gene encoding uncharacterized protein LOC141719702 — MSEFNGKGDPDDHCEKYELLMVGMGHNDIMLCKIFKTYLKGSTSMWYKSLKPRSIGSYEQLKRKFLKYYSHMCRKAKDTEALVHCRQRANEEMGDYLARFKEEAGMVTNLDKIKAMGFLTAELDPYKGKKLRSSLYDFPPKSLNDIYVRGENIRRKMESIGGYKDSRRDDRSKRAGRYEGSRSGVDRRDSRKKGRKESDYGAERWRDRDSAVFTPLNAPISKILYEIKGKPGFVRPAKMKVPNHKTNPDKYCDYHRDKGHNTDECYHLKKLIERMIKDGELNQFVRDLRDRLGPKENQEEEIEAEEPERRDRIRGKVKTISGGSILDKDSKTAKKKYARQVYNLYQFGQAKPHMPMTFSTEDYEDVIRPHEDPLIINPIIGQNKIWKVMVDTGSSANILFHKTNGMMNLAGEQLEPCNEATLYAIGGHPIQFEGTITLPVLLGKLPYIVEKPVKFYVVRIESPYNAIFGRPFLSTFEAVESIPHLKLKFPTKKGVGEMRGDQKTARIIMLEDLEKDQEYEGPDGTGKRKRAEFEPSGSRETLNIELEKFGADLSSPIAEPAAETEEVKLYAGHSRKMVRIEKIWGQI; from the coding sequence ATGAGCGAGTTCAATGGAAAAGGAGACCCCGATGACCACTGCGAAAAATACGAGCTCCTGATGGTTGGGATGGGTCACAATGATATTATGTTGTGCAAAATTTTCAAGACTTATCTCAAAGGGTCGACTTCAATGTGGTACAAGTCCCTCAAGCCCAGGTCCATTGGGTCCTACGAGCAGTTGAAGAGGAAATTTTTGAAGTACTACTCGCACATGTGCCGAAAGGCGAAGGATACTGAAGCCCTGGTCCACTGCAGACAAAGGGCGAACGAAGAGATGGGGGATTATCTCGCTCGGTTCAAGGAAGAAGCTGGGATGGTCACTAATCTGGACAAAATCAAGGCGATGGGCTTCCTAACGGCGGAGCTGGACCCCTATAAAGGTAAGAAGCTTCGCTCATCTCTTTACGATTTCCCTCCGAAATCCCTGAATGATATATATGTGAGAGGCGAGAACATTCGCCGAAAGATGGAAAGTATTGGGGGGTATAAGGATTCAAGAAGGGATGACCGATCAAAGCGAGCCGGCAGATATGAAGGCTCAAGATCAGGTGTCGACCGAAGGGATAGTAGAAAAAAAGGAAGGAAAGAATCGGATTATGGGGCCGAACGATGGCGAGATAGAGATTCGGCCGTATTCACCCCATTGAATGCGCCAATCTCCAAGATTCTTTATGAGATTAAGGGCAAACCAGGATTCGTCCGTCCCGCCAAAATGAAGGTCCCAAACCACAAGACGAACCCCGATAAATATTGCGACTATCACAGGGACAAGGGGCATAACACCGATGAGTGCTACCACCTCAAAAAGCTCATTGAACGTATGATCAAAGACGGCGAACTTAATCAATTCGTCCGAGATCTGAGAGATAGGCTTGGGCCGAAGGAGAATCAGGAGGAGGAAATAGAGGCCGAAGAGCCGGAACGAAGGGACAGGATAAGGGGCAAAGTAAAAACTATATCTGGGGGCAGCATTCTGGATAAGGATAGTAAGAcagcaaagaagaaatatgcgcGACAAGTGTACAATCTATATCAGTTCGGACAGGCGAAGCCCCATATGCCCATGACCTTTAGCACTGAAGACTATGAGGATGTCATTCGCCCGCACGAGGACCCTCTAATCATCAATCCTATCATCGGGCAAAATAAGATATGGAAGGTAATGGTGGATACAGGCAGCTCGGCCAACATACTATTCCACAAAACTAATGGCATGATGAACTTGGCTGGAGAGCAATTAGAGCCCTGCAACGAGGCTACCCTTTATGCCATTGGAGGGCATCCCATTCAGTTTGAAGGAACAATTACTCTACCAGTCCTCCTAGGCAAATTGCCATATATTGTCGAGAAGCCAGTGAAGTTCTACGTAGTTCGGATCGAAAGCCCGTACAATGCAATATTTGGCAGGCCGTTCTTGTCGACCTTTGAAGCGGTGGAGTCTATACCCCATCTTAAGCTCAAGTTCCCAACTAAGAAAGGGGTAGGAGAAATGAGAGGCGATCAGAAAACCGCCCGAATCATAATGCTGGAGGATCTCGAGAAGGATCAGGAGTACGAGGGGCCAGACGGAACTGGAAAGAGAAAGCGGGCTGAGTTTGAGCCCAGCGGAAGCCGAGAAACATTGAACATTGAGTTGGAAAAATTTGGGGCCGACCTCTCGAGCCCGATTGCCGAACCCGCCGCGGAAACCGAAGAAGTGAAATTGTACGCAGGCCATTCGAGAAAGATGGTTCGGATTGAAAAAATATGGGGGCAGATATGA